Part of the Betta splendens chromosome 17, fBetSpl5.4, whole genome shotgun sequence genome, TATCGTTTCCCGCAggttttgcagaggaatggtttctcacctgtgtggatcCTCTCATGCGTTTTTAACACTGATGAACGAAGAAATACCTTTCCACATGTGTTACATATCAGATGTTGCTTTGTGTGGGTTTTCACATGGGTCTGTAATGCACCTTTACCTTTAAAGGCTCTATTAGTAGTACATATAAAAGTCTTTTTATCTGTGGGACTCTCTACTATAGCAGAGTTGTCTACAAGGAGGGTGACAAGAGAGCTGTGAGAGAGGAGTTGATTGTCAGCATTTGCTACTGCTGCATTGTCCTCGTATGCTGAACTCATCACATTATCGGTCTCCTGCTTCAGAACAAGCGTCTCTCCTTCCTCACTGGTGTGTGGTTCCTCAAGTTCCTCTTTTAGTTGTATAAGATTTGGATCATCTTTATCCTGACTAATTTTCTTCACGTGATGAGACATCTGCAGGTGAGTGggaacctcctcctcttcctcacacacatctggaatCACTGGAATCTCTGAATGGACAATAAGATATAGGAAACTTGGTATTAATTTGAATATACATAAACCTAATCATGCAACATGCCTTGACATGACATTTGTTCccattttgtcacattttgtaAGATTGTCCCTTTAAAACAGTATTAAATTACATTTCCTTAATTACTTAAGCTTAAAACTTAACtgtaatgaaacattttacagaTCTGACACTGATATTGTTAAAACACTGAACAGCTGTGTCATCACTGTGTCTGAATAAAGACATATTTCGTTCCTACAACTGTCCACGATTGGCTTCAGGCTCGTGTGAGTCTCCTTCGCTTGTTGTATGAACATTAGTCTGCTTACCTATCCTGTGTAGTTTGATCTCAGGTTTCAACACAGCGTCCAACAGTCTGCGCTGACGGTCGAGCTCTTCTTCGTACTCGACGATGGTTTGTTCAAAGGCTCCGAatatttccacagcagcagcggtcagTCGCTGGGAGATGAACTCTTTCAGATGCTGAACCGAGGACATCGTCGCTCCGTTAGTGGTGACTTTATTTGGACTTACCCGCTACACTCACCTCGGTGTTACAGTTCGAGGGTCCGGCGGTGAGCGATGTACTTCCGCTTTTAACTTCTTAACGTTCCATTCTGCTGCGTGGTCGTCACGTATCGTCGGCAGCCTGGACAAGGTTGATCTGAATCCTAGTTATTACACAGACACGACTTCTCTATACATTCCATATTCATACTTcaatttttaaataattcatatattgagcttcagcttcaataccctataaatattttaaatcaatGTAACCTATGGGCTGTTCCAAGGCAGCGAAAGCTTTTATCAGGTACATTGGTGTCTACACAGAAAGAAATATAATTGGTGATGCAGTCTGccagtccatcaatgtcctcctcATGAGGTTGACAGAGAGAGTCAGTGTGTttagagcagctctgcagagcaacatggTTGCCATCTGTCCAACTTTAAACAGTCTTATTGGTATTAGCCTTAACATCAGAGGGCATTGTATTTTTTCCCTACTCAGTTCAAAATAAATCACCACTAACGGAGCCACAATGTCTTCGGTTCAGCATCTGAAAGAGTTCATCTCCCAGCGACTGTCCGCTGCTGTGGAAATATTCGGAGCCTTCGAACCAACCATCGTCATGTATCTGTACTATTACATACAACAATACAACCAATAAcagtttaaatgtgtgtttactgtgtttgcagcGTTCAGAGCTGTGAAGTCTGTTTGTGAAGAAAGAACGTGATGCACAGCTGGAATTTAGGGAAGATGATGATCAAGAGGATTTTATTGTTCTTGAATGGAGAGTCAATGGAACAGAGTTCTTTGTGTATAGTGTTGGCACTCAACTAGGTGAAAGTAATGTTACAGTATTTCAAGATGTTACAGACTAAGCTACCATCTAAACTGTTATTAAGAGGTTTGTCTTTAAACTTACGTTGGTTTATGACACAACGGAAAAAAGTTCAAGTTGTGGTTACAAATAGAAG contains:
- the LOC129602950 gene encoding oocyte zinc finger protein XlCOF20-like isoform X2 — encoded protein: MSSVQHLKEFISQRLTAAAVEIFGAFEQTIVEYEEELDRQRRLLDAVLKPEIKLHRIVIPDVCEEEEEVPTHLQMSHHVKKISQDKDDPNLIQLKEELEEPHTSEEGETLVLKQETDNVMSSAYEDNAAVANADNQLLSHSSLVTLLVDNSAIVESPTDKKTFICTTNRAFKGKGALQTHVKTHTKQHLICNTCGKVFLRSSVLKTHERIHTGEKPFLCKTCGKRYKQKPHLEAHIRIHTGEKPFPCKICGKRFRQQSQLGVHLRSHTGEKPYACKRCGKRFRIKSSLGSHLRIHTGEKPFLCKTCGKRFSQKHHLKGHLRIHTDENPVRNDLDESQI
- the LOC129602950 gene encoding zinc finger protein 287-like isoform X1 gives rise to the protein MSSVQHLKEFISQRLTAAAVEIFGAFEQTIVEYEEELDRQRRLLDAVLKPEIKLHRIEIPVIPDVCEEEEEVPTHLQMSHHVKKISQDKDDPNLIQLKEELEEPHTSEEGETLVLKQETDNVMSSAYEDNAAVANADNQLLSHSSLVTLLVDNSAIVESPTDKKTFICTTNRAFKGKGALQTHVKTHTKQHLICNTCGKVFLRSSVLKTHERIHTGEKPFLCKTCGKRYKQKPHLEAHIRIHTGEKPFPCKICGKRFRQQSQLGVHLRSHTGEKPYACKRCGKRFRIKSSLGSHLRIHTGEKPFLCKTCGKRFSQKHHLKGHLRIHTDENPVRNDLDESQI